In Streptomyces sp. NBC_01707, a genomic segment contains:
- a CDS encoding DUF3710 domain-containing protein: MFGRRKKSGSAEDVADEAREAEQVVDEHDGTDAAENGARRVNLPPAPRPDGPWDIDEVSQPGEGRVDLGGIFVPGVEGMELRVEVAGDAIVAATVVLRDSAIQLQAFAAPKKEGIWGEVREEIATGITKQGGIIDELEGPLGWELRAQVPVQLPDGTNGVQLVRFVGVDGPRWFLRGVISGQGAVQPEAAGLLETIFRDTVVVRGEGPMAPRDPIVLKLPNDAQMVPEGVQQEDQEGSKFSGGMGQLQRGPEITEVR; the protein is encoded by the coding sequence GTGTTCGGACGTCGCAAGAAGAGTGGTTCCGCCGAGGATGTGGCGGACGAAGCGCGCGAGGCCGAGCAGGTCGTCGACGAGCACGATGGCACCGACGCCGCCGAGAACGGTGCGCGCCGGGTGAATCTCCCGCCGGCGCCGCGCCCGGACGGACCGTGGGACATCGACGAGGTCTCCCAGCCCGGCGAGGGCCGGGTCGACCTGGGCGGCATCTTTGTCCCCGGGGTCGAAGGCATGGAGCTGCGCGTCGAGGTCGCCGGAGACGCGATCGTCGCCGCCACCGTCGTGCTGCGCGACAGCGCGATCCAGCTGCAGGCCTTCGCCGCCCCCAAGAAGGAGGGCATCTGGGGCGAGGTCCGCGAGGAGATCGCCACCGGCATCACCAAGCAGGGCGGGATCATCGACGAGCTCGAAGGTCCGCTGGGCTGGGAGCTGCGGGCGCAGGTCCCCGTACAGCTTCCGGACGGGACGAACGGCGTGCAGCTGGTGCGCTTCGTCGGCGTCGACGGGCCCCGCTGGTTCCTTCGCGGAGTGATCTCCGGTCAGGGTGCCGTGCAGCCGGAGGCCGCCGGACTGCTGGAAACGATCTTCCGGGACACCGTGGTCGTCCGTGGCGAGGGCCCGATGGCGCCGCGCGACCCGATCGTCCTCAAGCTCCCCAACGACGCCCAGATGGTGCCCGAGGGCGTGCAGCAGGAGGACCAGGAGGGCTCGAAGTTCTCCGGTGGCATGGGTCAGCTCCAGCGCGGGCCCGAGATCACCGAGGTGCGCTGA
- a CDS encoding potassium-transporting ATPase subunit C gives MNNSAGNTVRLLWAGLRALLVLTIVCGVIYPLAVTGVAQGILPGKANGSEITANGKVVGSELIGQRYDLPLKKGEETAAPDLKWFQPRPSNGLGTNSVNTQYKLILSGATNRSGDNKDLIDWVTAAKAAVVKDNSVPGHPVSPSDVPADAVTSSGSGLDPAISPQYAQIQVRRVAERNHLGVDQVEKLVEQHTDGRILGFVGEPRVNVLQLNIALKELVNGG, from the coding sequence ATGAACAACTCCGCAGGAAACACCGTTCGGCTGCTTTGGGCCGGGCTGCGCGCCCTGCTCGTCCTCACGATCGTCTGCGGCGTGATCTACCCGCTCGCGGTCACCGGTGTCGCCCAGGGCATCCTCCCGGGCAAGGCCAACGGTTCCGAGATCACGGCGAACGGCAAGGTCGTCGGTTCCGAGCTCATCGGCCAGCGCTACGACCTGCCGCTGAAGAAGGGCGAGGAGACCGCGGCCCCGGACCTCAAGTGGTTCCAGCCGCGCCCGTCCAACGGACTCGGCACCAACAGCGTCAACACCCAGTACAAGCTGATCCTGTCCGGCGCGACCAACCGGTCCGGCGACAACAAGGACCTGATCGACTGGGTCACCGCCGCCAAGGCCGCCGTCGTCAAGGACAACTCCGTGCCCGGCCACCCGGTCAGCCCCTCGGACGTGCCGGCCGACGCCGTCACCTCCTCCGGCTCCGGTCTCGACCCGGCCATCTCCCCGCAGTACGCACAGATCCAGGTACGCCGCGTCGCCGAGCGGAACCACCTCGGCGTCGACCAGGTGGAGAAGCTGGTGGAACAGCACACCGACGGCCGGATCCTCGGTTTCGTGGGGGAGCCGCGAGTCAACGTCCTGCAGCTCAACATCGCACTCAAGGAGCTGGTGAACGGGGGTTGA
- a CDS encoding ABC transporter ATP-binding protein, whose product MTDSTGGKSTGGQGGTAVAEDPARGPMVRIEGLHRSYGTGAGAVHALRGISFDVPRGELVALKGRSGSGKTTLLNLVGGLDSPDRGRITVDGTDLSELGEDGLLELRRDRLGFIFQSFGLIPILTAAENVGVPMRLRKADPREREDRVALLLSLVGLGDHGAQRPGELSGGQQQRVAIARALANRPALLIADEPTGQLDAETGLAVMELLRAVVRSEGVTALVATHDAQLLGLADRVLELRDGHIVEQQA is encoded by the coding sequence ATGACCGACAGCACCGGCGGAAAGAGCACAGGCGGCCAGGGCGGCACGGCGGTCGCCGAGGACCCGGCCCGTGGGCCGATGGTCCGAATCGAGGGCCTGCACCGCTCGTACGGAACCGGCGCCGGTGCCGTCCACGCGCTGCGCGGCATCTCCTTCGACGTGCCGCGCGGTGAGCTCGTCGCACTCAAGGGGCGCTCGGGCTCCGGCAAGACGACCCTGCTGAACCTGGTCGGCGGCCTCGACAGCCCCGACCGCGGCCGGATCACCGTCGACGGCACGGACCTTTCCGAGCTCGGCGAGGACGGGCTGCTGGAGCTGCGCCGGGACCGGCTCGGCTTCATCTTCCAGTCGTTCGGCCTGATCCCGATCCTGACCGCCGCGGAGAACGTCGGCGTACCGATGCGGCTGCGCAAGGCGGACCCGCGCGAGCGGGAGGACCGGGTGGCGTTGCTGCTCTCCCTGGTCGGGCTCGGCGACCACGGTGCGCAGCGGCCCGGGGAGCTCTCCGGCGGCCAGCAGCAGCGCGTCGCCATCGCCCGTGCACTCGCCAACCGGCCCGCGCTGCTGATCGCGGACGAGCCGACAGGACAGCTCGACGCGGAGACAGGGCTCGCCGTGATGGAGCTGCTGCGGGCCGTCGTACGGAGCGAGGGAGTGACCGCGCTGGTGGCGACGCACGATGCGCAGTTGCTGGGGCTGGCGGACCGGGTGCTGGAGCTGAGGGACGGGCATATCGTCGAGCAGCAGGCGTAG
- the kdpB gene encoding potassium-transporting ATPase subunit KdpB has product MTTRTEKQEEPGSMSTITPTRAPHQDVPSGHKPDSGRVGAGLFDPKQLLKSFPDAVRKLDPRVMVKSPVMFVVLAGSVLTTVLAALDPTDWFGWAIAAWLWLTTIFANLAEAVAEGRGKAQADTLRKAKTDTVARRLVGKNEERVQGTDLRIGDLVVCEAGDIVPGDGDVVEGVASVDESAITGESAPVIRESGGDRSAVTGGTKVLSDRIVVKITTKPGETFIDRMISLVEGASRQKTPNEIALNILLASLTIVFLLAVVTLQPFAIYAGQRQSMIVLTALLVCLIPTTIGALLSAIGIAGMDRLVQRNVLAMSGRAVEAAGDVSTLLLDKTGTITLGNRQAAEFVPVKGTTEAELADAAQLSSLADETPEGRSVVVLAKEKYGLRERHQGQLTGAEWVGFTAQTRMSGVDVEGRRIRKGATGSVVAWVEERGGTVSPDARTLTDRISQAGGTPLLVAVDDERGARVLGVIHLKDVVKEGMRERFDELRRMGIKTVMITGDNPLTAKAIAEEAGVDDFLAEATPEDKMALIKREQAGGKLVAMTGDGTNDAPALAQADVGVAMNTGTSAAKEAGNMVDLDSNPTKLIEIVEIGKQLLITRGALTTFSIANDVAKYFAIIPAMFAVVYPGLDKLNIMQLSSPQSAILSAVVFNALIIIALVPLALKGVRYRPSSADSMLRRNLGIYGLGGLVAPFIGIKIIDLILSLIPGIG; this is encoded by the coding sequence ATGACCACTCGTACAGAGAAGCAAGAGGAGCCCGGCTCCATGTCCACCATCACTCCGACCCGTGCGCCGCACCAGGACGTGCCCTCCGGGCACAAGCCCGACAGCGGGCGCGTCGGCGCCGGGCTGTTCGACCCCAAGCAACTGCTCAAGTCCTTCCCCGACGCGGTGCGCAAGCTCGACCCCCGGGTGATGGTCAAGTCACCGGTGATGTTCGTGGTCCTGGCCGGTTCGGTGCTCACCACCGTCCTGGCCGCCCTGGACCCGACCGACTGGTTCGGCTGGGCGATCGCCGCGTGGCTCTGGCTCACCACGATCTTCGCCAACCTGGCGGAGGCGGTCGCCGAGGGCCGCGGCAAGGCCCAGGCCGACACGCTGCGCAAGGCCAAGACCGACACCGTCGCGCGCCGGCTCGTGGGGAAGAACGAGGAGCGCGTACAGGGCACCGATCTGCGCATCGGTGACCTGGTGGTCTGCGAGGCGGGCGACATCGTCCCCGGCGACGGTGACGTCGTCGAGGGTGTCGCCTCCGTCGACGAGTCGGCCATCACGGGTGAGTCGGCGCCGGTCATCCGGGAGTCGGGTGGCGACCGCAGCGCGGTCACCGGCGGCACGAAGGTGCTCTCCGACCGCATCGTCGTCAAGATCACGACGAAGCCCGGTGAGACGTTCATCGACCGGATGATCAGTCTGGTGGAAGGTGCCTCCCGGCAGAAGACGCCCAACGAGATCGCGCTGAACATCCTGCTCGCGTCCCTCACCATCGTCTTCCTGCTGGCCGTCGTCACCCTGCAGCCGTTCGCGATCTACGCGGGTCAAAGGCAGTCGATGATCGTGCTGACCGCCCTGCTGGTCTGCCTGATCCCGACCACGATCGGCGCGCTGCTCTCCGCGATCGGTATCGCGGGCATGGACCGCCTCGTCCAGCGCAATGTGCTCGCCATGTCGGGACGCGCGGTGGAAGCCGCCGGCGATGTGTCGACGCTGCTGCTCGACAAGACCGGCACCATCACGCTCGGCAACCGGCAGGCCGCCGAGTTCGTACCCGTCAAGGGCACGACGGAGGCCGAGCTGGCGGACGCCGCCCAGCTCTCCTCGCTGGCCGACGAGACGCCCGAAGGCCGCTCCGTCGTCGTACTGGCGAAGGAGAAGTACGGGCTTCGCGAGCGCCACCAGGGCCAGCTCACCGGGGCCGAGTGGGTCGGCTTCACCGCACAGACCCGGATGTCGGGTGTGGACGTCGAGGGACGCAGGATCCGCAAGGGTGCGACCGGCTCGGTCGTCGCCTGGGTCGAGGAGCGGGGCGGCACCGTCTCGCCGGACGCCCGCACGCTCACGGATCGGATCTCCCAGGCGGGCGGTACGCCGTTGCTCGTCGCCGTCGACGACGAGCGGGGCGCCCGGGTCCTCGGTGTCATCCACCTCAAGGACGTCGTCAAGGAGGGCATGCGGGAGCGGTTCGACGAGCTGCGCCGCATGGGCATCAAGACGGTCATGATCACGGGCGACAACCCGCTGACCGCGAAGGCCATCGCCGAGGAGGCGGGGGTCGACGACTTCCTAGCGGAGGCCACGCCCGAGGACAAGATGGCCCTCATCAAGCGTGAGCAGGCGGGCGGCAAGCTCGTCGCGATGACCGGTGACGGTACGAACGACGCGCCCGCGCTCGCTCAGGCGGACGTCGGCGTGGCGATGAACACGGGCACCTCGGCCGCCAAGGAGGCCGGGAACATGGTGGACCTGGACTCCAACCCGACCAAGCTCATCGAGATCGTCGAGATCGGCAAGCAACTGCTGATCACCCGCGGTGCGCTGACCACCTTCTCGATCGCCAACGACGTCGCGAAGTACTTCGCGATCATCCCGGCGATGTTCGCGGTGGTCTACCCGGGCCTGGACAAGCTGAACATCATGCAGCTGTCCTCGCCGCAGTCGGCGATCCTGTCCGCGGTCGTCTTCAACGCGTTGATCATCATCGCGCTGGTGCCGCTCGCCCTGAAGGGCGTGCGCTACCGGCCGAGCAGTGCCGACTCGATGCTCCGCCGCAACCTCGGGATCTACGGACTCGGCGGCCTGGTCGCCCCGTTCATCGGCATCAAGATCATCGACCTGATCCTCTCCCTCATTCCCGGAATCGGCTGA
- the kdpF gene encoding K(+)-transporting ATPase subunit F — protein MTAENVVGLIVAVALLGYLVLALLYPERF, from the coding sequence GTGACTGCCGAGAACGTTGTCGGTCTGATCGTGGCCGTCGCCCTGCTGGGCTATCTCGTCCTCGCCCTTCTCTACCCGGAGAGGTTCTGA
- a CDS encoding PaaI family thioesterase, whose product MSGTSAALKPPAGAVKPVRHPDAPAPGELLGSHYEHCFGCGGGQAHGLHLQARAGEGVSVTAEFTVKPAHQGAPGLAHGGVLATALDETLGSLNWLLRVIAVTGRLETDFVRPVPVGTVLHLDAEITAVHGRKIYSCATGRIGGPDGPVAVRAEALFIEVKVDHFIENGRPAEIQAAMADPDQSKRVRAFEVNP is encoded by the coding sequence GTGAGTGGAACATCTGCGGCTCTGAAGCCACCGGCCGGCGCGGTGAAACCGGTCCGGCACCCCGACGCCCCGGCCCCCGGCGAGCTCCTCGGTTCGCACTACGAACACTGTTTCGGTTGTGGCGGGGGGCAGGCCCACGGTCTGCATCTCCAGGCGCGGGCCGGCGAGGGTGTGAGTGTCACCGCCGAGTTCACCGTGAAGCCCGCCCACCAGGGTGCTCCGGGGCTGGCGCACGGCGGCGTACTGGCCACCGCGCTGGACGAGACGCTCGGCTCGCTGAACTGGCTGTTGCGGGTGATCGCGGTGACCGGACGGCTGGAGACCGACTTCGTGCGTCCGGTGCCGGTGGGCACCGTGCTGCACCTGGACGCCGAGATCACCGCCGTGCACGGCCGGAAGATCTACTCCTGTGCGACCGGCCGGATCGGCGGCCCGGACGGGCCCGTCGCGGTCCGCGCCGAGGCCCTCTTCATCGAGGTCAAGGTCGACCACTTCATCGAGAACGGCCGCCCGGCCGAGATCCAGGCCGCGATGGCCGACCCGGACCAGTCCAAGCGTGTCCGCGCCTTCGAGGTGAACCCGTGA
- the kdpA gene encoding potassium-transporting ATPase subunit KdpA: MSPVLAGVLQLLALVVALGLAYRPLGDYMAAVYSSKKHLRVEKWIYKSIGANPDTEMRWPAYLRGVLAFSAVSVLFLYLLQRVQGSLPGSLGFASIDPDQAFNTAASFVANTNWQSYYGEQAMGHVVQTGGLAVQNFVSAAVGIAVAVALVRGFARSRTGELGNFWSDLVRGTVRILLPIAVVGAILLVACGAIQNFSGIHGVGQFLGGSQQWNGGAVASQEAIKELGTNGGGYFNANSAHPFENPNGLSNLLEIFLILVIPFALTRTFGRMVGSLKQGYAILATMGVIWLGFSALMMWTEFAHHGPAFDIAGGAMEGKETRFGIGGSSIFAVATTLTSTGAVNSFHSSFTGFGGGITMLGMQLGEIAPGGTGSGLYGMLIMAIIAVFIAGLMVGRTPEYLGKKIGTREIKLAACYILITPALVLCFTAAAMALPTPVHSMTNSGAHGFSEILYAYTSGANNNGSAFAGLNADTQWFNTTIGLAMLLGRFLPMVFVLALAGSLAEQKPVPATVGTLGTHKPLFTGLLVGTILIVTGLTFFPALALGPLAEGLAS; encoded by the coding sequence ATGAGCCCCGTCCTCGCTGGTGTGCTCCAGTTGCTCGCGCTCGTGGTGGCGCTGGGTCTGGCGTACCGCCCCCTCGGCGACTACATGGCCGCCGTCTACTCCTCGAAGAAGCACCTGCGTGTCGAGAAGTGGATCTACAAGTCCATCGGCGCCAATCCCGATACGGAGATGCGCTGGCCCGCCTATCTGCGCGGTGTCCTCGCGTTCTCCGCGGTGAGCGTCCTCTTCCTCTACCTGCTGCAGCGTGTCCAGGGCAGTCTGCCCGGCTCGCTCGGCTTCGCCTCGATCGATCCGGACCAGGCGTTCAACACGGCGGCGTCCTTCGTCGCGAACACCAACTGGCAGTCGTACTACGGCGAGCAGGCCATGGGCCACGTCGTGCAGACCGGCGGCCTGGCGGTGCAGAACTTCGTCTCGGCCGCGGTGGGTATCGCTGTCGCGGTGGCGCTGGTGCGTGGTTTTGCCCGCTCGCGCACCGGTGAGCTCGGCAACTTCTGGTCCGACCTGGTGCGCGGCACCGTACGGATCCTGCTGCCGATCGCCGTGGTCGGTGCGATCCTCCTGGTCGCGTGCGGCGCGATCCAGAACTTCTCCGGTATCCACGGTGTCGGCCAGTTCCTGGGCGGCTCGCAGCAGTGGAACGGTGGTGCGGTCGCCTCCCAGGAGGCGATCAAGGAGCTGGGCACGAACGGCGGCGGTTACTTCAACGCCAACTCGGCCCACCCGTTCGAGAACCCCAACGGGCTCTCCAACCTTCTCGAGATCTTCCTGATCCTGGTCATCCCGTTCGCGCTGACCCGTACCTTCGGCCGGATGGTCGGCTCCCTCAAGCAGGGTTACGCGATCCTCGCCACGATGGGCGTGATCTGGCTCGGCTTCAGCGCGCTGATGATGTGGACCGAGTTCGCCCACCACGGGCCCGCGTTCGACATCGCGGGTGGGGCGATGGAGGGCAAGGAGACCCGCTTCGGAATCGGCGGTTCGTCGATCTTCGCGGTGGCCACCACGCTCACCTCGACGGGCGCGGTGAACTCGTTCCACTCCTCGTTCACCGGTTTCGGTGGCGGTATCACCATGCTGGGCATGCAGCTCGGTGAGATCGCTCCCGGTGGTACCGGGTCGGGTCTGTACGGGATGCTGATCATGGCGATCATCGCGGTGTTCATCGCGGGTCTGATGGTCGGCCGTACGCCGGAGTATCTCGGCAAGAAGATCGGCACCCGTGAGATCAAGCTCGCGGCCTGCTACATCCTGATCACTCCGGCGCTGGTGCTCTGCTTCACCGCCGCGGCGATGGCCCTGCCCACCCCGGTCCATTCGATGACCAACTCCGGTGCGCACGGGTTCTCCGAGATCTTGTACGCGTACACCTCGGGTGCCAACAACAACGGTTCGGCCTTCGCGGGTCTGAACGCCGACACGCAGTGGTTCAACACCACGATCGGGCTCGCGATGCTGCTGGGCCGGTTCCTGCCCATGGTGTTCGTTCTGGCGCTGGCCGGTTCGCTCGCCGAGCAGAAGCCCGTCCCGGCGACCGTCGGCACGCTCGGCACGCACAAGCCGCTCTTCACCGGTCTGCTGGTCGGCACGATCCTGATCGTGACCGGTCTGACCTTCTTCCCGGCGCTGGCGCTGGGACCGCTGGCCGAGGGGCTGGCGTCATGA
- a CDS encoding DUF4193 domain-containing protein, giving the protein MATDYDTPRKTDDDVDQDSLEELKARRSDKTASAVDVDEFDAAEGLELPGADLSNEELAVRVLPKQADEFTCMSCFLVHHRSQLAREKNGQPICRDCD; this is encoded by the coding sequence ATGGCAACGGATTACGACACCCCACGCAAGACCGACGACGACGTCGACCAGGACAGCCTTGAAGAGCTCAAGGCGCGCCGGAGCGACAAGACGGCGTCCGCCGTCGACGTCGACGAGTTCGACGCGGCCGAGGGACTGGAGCTGCCCGGCGCAGACCTGTCCAACGAAGAGCTCGCTGTAAGGGTTCTGCCCAAGCAGGCCGATGAGTTCACGTGCATGAGCTGCTTCCTCGTGCACCACCGGAGTCAGCTGGCTCGCGAGAAGAACGGCCAGCCGATCTGCCGCGACTGCGACTAG
- a CDS encoding response regulator transcription factor: MRVLVVEDEQLLADAVATGLRREAMAVDVVYDGAAALERIEVNDYDVVVLDRDLPLVHGDDVCRRIVELGMPTRVLMLTASGDVSDRVEGLELGADDYLPKPFAFSELTARVRALGRRTTVALPPVLERAGIKLDPNRREVFRDEHEIQLAPKEFAVLEVLMRSEGAVVSAEQLLEKAWDENTDPFTNVVRVTVMTLRRKLGEPPVIVTVPGSGYRI; this comes from the coding sequence GTGCGCGTACTCGTCGTGGAGGACGAGCAGCTGCTCGCCGATGCGGTGGCCACCGGACTGCGCCGGGAGGCCATGGCCGTCGACGTCGTGTACGACGGTGCGGCCGCCCTGGAGCGCATCGAGGTCAACGACTACGACGTGGTGGTGCTGGACCGGGACCTCCCCCTGGTGCACGGCGACGACGTCTGCCGTCGCATCGTCGAGCTGGGCATGCCGACCCGGGTGCTCATGCTCACCGCATCCGGGGACGTCAGCGACCGTGTGGAGGGTCTGGAGCTCGGCGCCGACGACTATCTGCCCAAGCCGTTCGCCTTCAGCGAGCTGACCGCGCGGGTACGGGCCCTCGGGCGCCGTACGACGGTCGCGCTGCCGCCCGTCCTGGAGCGCGCCGGCATCAAGCTGGACCCCAACCGCCGCGAGGTCTTCCGCGACGAGCACGAGATCCAGCTCGCGCCGAAGGAGTTCGCCGTACTGGAGGTGCTCATGCGCAGCGAGGGAGCGGTCGTCTCGGCCGAGCAGCTGCTGGAGAAGGCCTGGGACGAGAACACCGACCCGTTCACCAACGTCGTTCGCGTGACGGTCATGACGCTGCGCCGCAAACTCGGAGAGCCGCCGGTGATCGTCACCGTGCCCGGCTCCGGCTACCGGATCTGA
- a CDS encoding DUF3093 domain-containing protein: protein MQPSTPPFDERLTAPRSWWLIAFLIGVACALMLLPLGTLPLLAGLVGGTALASLAVSSYGSARIRVVAGALVAGDARIPVSALGAAEALDAEEARAWRSYKADTRAFMLLRSYIPTAVRVEVTDPQDPTPYVYLSTREPQALVAALTAVRA, encoded by the coding sequence ATGCAGCCTTCCACCCCGCCTTTCGACGAACGTCTGACCGCGCCCCGTTCGTGGTGGCTCATCGCCTTCCTGATCGGCGTCGCCTGCGCCCTGATGCTGCTGCCGCTCGGCACCCTGCCGCTGCTGGCCGGCCTGGTCGGCGGCACGGCCCTGGCCTCGCTCGCGGTCAGCTCGTACGGCTCCGCCCGGATCCGGGTGGTGGCGGGCGCCCTGGTCGCGGGCGACGCCCGGATCCCGGTTTCGGCCCTCGGCGCGGCCGAGGCGCTGGACGCCGAGGAGGCGCGCGCGTGGCGCTCGTACAAGGCGGACACCCGGGCGTTCATGCTGCTGCGCAGCTACATCCCCACGGCGGTGCGGGTGGAGGTCACGGACCCGCAGGACCCGACCCCGTACGTCTATCTGTCCACCCGGGAGCCGCAGGCCCTGGTGGCGGCGCTCACGGCGGTACGGGCGTAG
- a CDS encoding HAMP domain-containing sensor histidine kinase yields the protein MSAAPAPPTAPPKPTWDPKQLEPPYPWLRPTIRIRLTLLYGGMFLIAGILLLSIIYMLAAQALHVGSELPFKIVSGQVSSDVCNLSGEGSSPSAVNAAMNSCVNHQRQQALDTLLNRSLLALVGLSVIAFAFGYAMAGRVLSPLGRITRTARQVAGTDLSRRIELDGPDDELKELADTFDDMLDRLERAFTAQQRFVGNASHELRTPLAINRTLLEVHLSDPQAPPELQQLGKTLLATNERSEQLVEGLLLLARSDNQIIERKPVDLAEVASRALDQTRGEAEEKGVEFRGEIVPAVVQGNGVLLERIALNLVQNAVRYNVPEAGWVEVTTELQPGQAVLVVSNTGPVVPAYEIDNLFEPFRRLRTERTGSDKGVGLGLSIARSVARAHGGRIIAEPREGGGLVMRVTLPV from the coding sequence ATGTCCGCCGCCCCGGCGCCGCCCACGGCGCCCCCGAAGCCCACCTGGGACCCCAAACAGCTGGAGCCCCCGTACCCCTGGCTGCGCCCGACCATCCGGATACGGCTCACCCTCCTGTACGGCGGGATGTTCCTGATCGCCGGCATCCTGCTGCTGTCGATCATCTACATGCTGGCCGCCCAGGCCCTGCACGTGGGCAGCGAGCTGCCGTTCAAGATCGTGAGCGGCCAGGTGTCCAGCGACGTGTGCAACCTGTCCGGTGAGGGGTCGTCGCCGAGCGCTGTCAACGCAGCGATGAACTCGTGCGTCAACCATCAGCGGCAGCAGGCGCTCGACACGCTCCTGAACCGCTCGCTGCTGGCCCTCGTCGGCCTGAGCGTCATCGCCTTCGCCTTCGGCTACGCCATGGCGGGGCGGGTGCTCTCCCCGCTGGGCCGGATCACCAGGACCGCCCGCCAGGTCGCCGGTACGGACCTGTCCCGGCGCATCGAGCTGGACGGTCCGGACGACGAGCTCAAGGAGCTCGCCGACACCTTCGACGACATGCTCGACCGGCTGGAACGGGCCTTCACCGCCCAGCAGCGGTTCGTCGGGAACGCCTCGCACGAACTGCGCACTCCGCTCGCGATCAATCGCACGCTGCTGGAGGTCCATCTCTCCGACCCGCAGGCGCCGCCGGAGCTCCAGCAGCTCGGCAAGACCCTGCTGGCCACCAACGAGCGCAGCGAGCAGCTGGTCGAGGGCCTGCTGCTGCTCGCCCGGAGCGACAACCAGATCATCGAGCGCAAGCCGGTCGACCTGGCCGAGGTCGCCTCCCGGGCGCTCGACCAGACGCGCGGCGAGGCCGAGGAGAAGGGCGTGGAGTTCCGCGGGGAGATCGTGCCCGCCGTCGTCCAGGGCAACGGTGTGCTGCTGGAGCGGATCGCGCTGAACCTCGTGCAGAACGCCGTGCGCTACAACGTCCCGGAGGCGGGCTGGGTGGAGGTCACCACCGAGCTGCAGCCGGGTCAGGCGGTGCTGGTGGTCTCGAACACCGGCCCGGTGGTGCCGGCGTACGAGATCGACAACCTCTTCGAGCCCTTCAGACGGCTCCGTACGGAGCGAACGGGCAGCGACAAAGGGGTCGGGCTCGGCCTGTCGATCGCGCGATCCGTGGCGCGCGCTCACGGCGGCCGTATCATCGCGGAGCCCCGTGAGGGTGGTGGTCTCGTGATGCGCGTCACCCTGCCGGTCTGA
- the dut gene encoding dUTP diphosphatase, with product MRHPVDVLIRRVDPEVPIPAYGHPGDAGADLVTTEAAELAPGERAVLPTGVSIALPDGYAAFVHPRSGLAARCGVALVNAPGTVDAGYRGEIKVIVINLDPRETVRFERFDRVAQLVVQQVEKVRFHEVSELPGSARGEGGFGSTGGHATGDDVDGVRGGITQGGNSYASVVPDREGQ from the coding sequence ATGCGCCATCCCGTCGACGTACTTATTCGCCGGGTCGATCCGGAGGTGCCGATTCCGGCATATGGGCACCCGGGCGACGCGGGGGCCGACCTGGTGACCACCGAGGCCGCCGAACTCGCCCCCGGGGAACGGGCGGTGCTGCCCACCGGCGTGTCGATCGCCCTGCCCGACGGGTACGCCGCCTTCGTGCACCCACGGTCCGGCCTCGCAGCACGCTGCGGAGTCGCGCTCGTGAATGCCCCGGGGACGGTTGATGCCGGGTACCGTGGAGAGATCAAGGTGATCGTCATCAATCTCGACCCGCGCGAGACCGTACGGTTCGAGCGGTTCGACCGGGTTGCCCAACTGGTCGTCCAGCAGGTCGAGAAGGTGCGCTTCCACGAGGTGTCGGAGCTGCCCGGCTCGGCCCGGGGCGAGGGTGGTTTCGGATCCACCGGTGGGCATGCCACCGGCGATGATGTTGATGGCGTCAGGGGCGGGATCACCCAGGGCGGGAACAGCTACGCTTCGGTCGTACCCGACCGGGAAGGACAGTGA